In Cupriavidus basilensis, one genomic interval encodes:
- a CDS encoding ParA family protein, giving the protein MPVVVIANPKGGVGKTTLATNLAGYFASAGHAVMLGDTDRQQSSRAWLGLRPASAPAIRTWDISADQIARPPKGTTHVVLDTPAGLHGWRFNDVMKLAHRVVVPLQPSLFDILATQDFLTRLANDKRVRHGEVEVGVIGMRVDLRTRAAEQLQRFVAGLGLPVLGFLRDTQNYVQLAAHGLTLWDVAPSRVARDWEQWQPIIGWLEQPALARRPAA; this is encoded by the coding sequence ATGCCCGTAGTCGTGATCGCCAATCCCAAAGGCGGCGTAGGCAAGACCACGCTGGCCACCAACCTGGCGGGCTACTTCGCCAGCGCCGGCCACGCCGTGATGCTGGGTGACACGGACCGGCAGCAATCCTCGCGCGCCTGGCTGGGCTTGCGCCCGGCCTCGGCACCGGCCATCCGCACCTGGGACATCAGTGCTGACCAGATCGCGCGCCCGCCCAAAGGCACTACCCATGTGGTGCTGGATACCCCGGCCGGCCTGCATGGCTGGCGCTTCAACGATGTGATGAAACTGGCGCACCGCGTGGTGGTGCCGCTGCAACCTTCGCTGTTCGATATCCTCGCCACCCAGGATTTCCTCACCCGGCTCGCCAACGACAAGCGCGTGCGCCACGGCGAGGTGGAGGTGGGCGTGATTGGCATGCGGGTCGACCTGCGCACCCGCGCGGCCGAGCAGCTGCAGCGCTTTGTCGCGGGTCTGGGGCTGCCAGTGCTGGGTTTTCTGCGCGATACCCAGAACTACGTCCAGCTTGCCGCGCACGGCCTGACGCTGTGGGATGTGGCGCCGTCACGTGTGGCGCGGGACTGGGAGCAGTGGCAGCCGATCATCGGCTGGCTGGAGCAGCCGGCGCTGGCCAGGCGCCCAGCCGCCTGA
- a CDS encoding GNAT family N-acetyltransferase: MTHSIELLPAGPHDAALIADLHTQSWRHAYQGLLPADYLEREAPAQRAQAWQARLVDGADGPVEVTLVRVDGTPAGFACLQPEAEPQYGVYLDNLHVMPGWHGLGLGKRLFAHCAQRAAVGWHGQPLFLYVLDGNTQAREFYRRLDGVESEAFTDQFPGADLIVAVRRVSWPSVDALLRRLGAWPAPAAPASR; encoded by the coding sequence ATGACCCATTCCATCGAATTGCTACCTGCCGGCCCGCATGACGCCGCGCTGATTGCCGACCTGCACACGCAGAGCTGGCGCCATGCCTACCAAGGCCTGTTGCCGGCGGACTACCTGGAGCGCGAAGCACCGGCCCAGCGCGCGCAGGCCTGGCAAGCGCGCCTGGTGGATGGCGCCGATGGCCCGGTGGAGGTCACGCTCGTGCGCGTGGACGGCACGCCCGCCGGCTTTGCCTGCCTGCAACCCGAGGCCGAGCCGCAATATGGCGTGTATCTGGACAATTTGCATGTGATGCCGGGATGGCACGGGCTAGGGCTTGGCAAGCGCCTGTTCGCGCATTGCGCGCAGCGTGCCGCCGTCGGCTGGCACGGGCAACCCCTTTTTCTCTATGTGCTGGACGGCAACACCCAGGCGCGCGAGTTCTACCGGCGCCTTGACGGCGTGGAGAGCGAGGCGTTCACCGACCAGTTTCCCGGCGCCGATCTGATCGTGGCCGTGCGCCGGGTGAGCTGGCCGTCCGTGGATGCCCTGCTCAGGCGGCTGGGCGCCTGGCCAGCGCCGGCTGCTCCAGCCAGCCGATGA
- a CDS encoding PepSY-associated TM helix domain-containing protein, which produces MVTGRLRVVFVKIHLYLGLWLGLLFVMLGLTGTVIAWRDELDALLNPALLTASAEVPMPVAPATVQAVAERLQADPHYGRPTLLMLPSAPHEVFIAWYPLKGTPNAGRSRQVMVDPVTLAVKGERVWGEPGLSRPLLLPTLFQLHHYLLSGETGRTILGITGMLLLILVIGGVVLWWPKLKPRAVLNAFRISHGGSWSRFNYSLHRTAGIFAAPVLATMAFSGWYLDLPKWVTPIVASVMTVSPPGKPASAAAPAGTPLLGLAQAVSTAQALYPAALVTRVSFPRKAGDPFEVRLRQPGEVRQGSGATRLWLDAHTGKRLGVRDPMEAPAGDTFLNWMYPLHTGEAFGLVGRAFISVFGVVPLMFAVTGVLIWWKRRRGHRRHVVRAMERASGAKGVKVVREEAVEV; this is translated from the coding sequence ATGGTCACCGGCCGCCTGCGCGTTGTTTTCGTCAAGATTCACCTGTATCTCGGCTTGTGGCTGGGCCTGCTCTTTGTCATGCTGGGCCTGACCGGCACCGTCATCGCCTGGCGCGATGAGCTGGATGCCCTGCTGAACCCGGCGTTGCTGACGGCATCGGCCGAAGTACCCATGCCGGTAGCGCCGGCCACGGTGCAAGCGGTCGCCGAGCGGCTACAGGCCGACCCGCACTATGGCCGCCCCACCTTGCTGATGCTGCCATCCGCGCCGCATGAGGTGTTTATCGCCTGGTACCCGCTCAAGGGCACGCCCAACGCCGGGCGCTCGCGCCAGGTGATGGTCGATCCCGTTACCTTGGCGGTGAAGGGCGAGCGGGTCTGGGGCGAGCCCGGCCTGTCGCGCCCGTTGCTGCTGCCCACCTTGTTCCAGTTGCACCACTACCTGCTCTCTGGCGAAACGGGCCGGACGATCCTGGGCATCACCGGGATGCTGTTGCTGATTCTGGTGATTGGCGGGGTTGTGCTGTGGTGGCCCAAGCTCAAGCCGCGCGCGGTGCTCAATGCGTTTCGCATCAGCCATGGCGGCTCGTGGTCGCGTTTTAATTACTCGCTGCATCGTACGGCTGGCATTTTTGCGGCGCCGGTGCTGGCGACCATGGCGTTTTCCGGCTGGTACCTGGATTTGCCCAAGTGGGTGACGCCGATCGTGGCTAGCGTGATGACGGTGTCGCCGCCCGGCAAGCCGGCATCGGCGGCAGCGCCCGCGGGCACGCCGCTGCTAGGCCTGGCGCAGGCCGTGAGCACGGCTCAGGCGCTTTATCCTGCGGCGTTGGTGACGCGGGTCAGCTTTCCGCGCAAGGCGGGGGATCCGTTTGAGGTGCGGCTGCGGCAGCCGGGCGAAGTCCGCCAGGGCAGCGGGGCTACGCGGCTCTGGCTGGATGCCCATACGGGCAAGCGGCTCGGGGTTCGCGATCCGATGGAAGCGCCGGCTGGGGATACTTTTCTTAACTGGATGTATCCGCTGCATACCGGGGAGGCGTTCGGATTAGTGGGGCGGGCGTTTATTTCGGTGTTCGGGGTGGTGCCGCTGATGTTTGCTGTTACCGGGGTGCTGATCTGGTGGAAGCGTAGGCGGGGGCATCGGCGGCATGTGGTGCGGGCGATGGAGAGGGCTAGCGGCGCTAAGGGCGTTAAGGTGGTGCGGGAGGAGGCGGTGGAGGTTTGA
- the cobU gene encoding bifunctional adenosylcobinamide kinase/adenosylcobinamide-phosphate guanylyltransferase, with product MTPANASATATEPVRATTHAPASERAPQAAAAPHAAAVPGRARQLTLVLGGARSGKSHFAEQMATDHAAATGGPVTYIATARHGQDSTDEEMEVRIALHRARRPAEWGLVEAPLHLADALYAHATHDGCILVDCVTLWLNNLLFLDARSYPEHGLVTPPAAFTEEIDALLTALPTLPGHVILVSNEIGFGVVPMGAITRFYVDELGRLNQKLAAAADRVRLLVAGIPVSVKGADPA from the coding sequence ATGACCCCGGCCAACGCTTCCGCCACCGCCACCGAGCCCGTGCGCGCAACCACCCATGCGCCGGCCAGCGAACGCGCGCCCCAGGCTGCAGCCGCGCCGCACGCCGCTGCCGTCCCGGGCCGCGCGCGCCAGCTCACGCTGGTGCTGGGCGGCGCGCGCTCCGGCAAGAGCCACTTTGCCGAGCAGATGGCCACCGACCATGCCGCTGCCACCGGCGGCCCCGTTACCTATATCGCTACCGCACGCCACGGCCAGGACAGCACCGACGAAGAAATGGAGGTGCGCATCGCGCTGCACCGCGCGCGGCGCCCGGCCGAGTGGGGCCTGGTCGAAGCGCCGCTGCATCTGGCGGATGCGCTATATGCCCATGCCACCCACGATGGCTGCATCCTGGTCGACTGCGTCACGCTGTGGCTCAACAACCTGCTGTTCCTCGATGCGCGCAGTTATCCCGAGCATGGCCTGGTAACGCCACCGGCTGCCTTCACCGAGGAAATCGACGCGCTGCTGACCGCGCTGCCCACCCTGCCCGGGCACGTGATCCTGGTCTCCAACGAGATCGGCTTCGGCGTGGTGCCGATGGGCGCCATCACCCGCTTCTATGTCGACGAGCTGGGCCGGCTGAACCAGAAGCTGGCCGCCGCCGCGGACCGCGTGCGCCTGCTGGTGGCCGGCATCCCTGTCAGCGTGAAAGGCGCCGACCCGGCGTGA
- a CDS encoding cobalamin-binding protein codes for MTPTSITTRALLVLSTLLGSALCSQAGAAVSVVDDAGQTVTLDQPARRVISLAPHVTEMLYAAGGGSRIVGTVSYSDYPPQARDIPRVGDNKALDLERIAALKPDLIVVWRHGNAQKQTDRLRALGLPLFYSEPRKLEGIPSNIERMGVLLGTEPTANSAATSFRQQIDKLRQTYAARAPVTVFYQVWQQPLMTLSGQHLISDVLALCGGRNLFANEALLVPTVSVESVVAGNPEVMMTASMGATRSDRPLPDFAMWERWKQVTAVARGNLYAIDGDLVNRAGPRIVQGAEIVCKDLDNARRKRPAQ; via the coding sequence ATGACCCCTACCTCGATCACTACCCGTGCCCTGCTGGTCCTCTCCACGCTGCTGGGCAGCGCCCTTTGCAGCCAAGCCGGCGCCGCTGTATCCGTGGTCGATGACGCCGGCCAGACCGTCACGCTGGACCAGCCCGCGCGCCGCGTGATCTCGCTCGCGCCGCACGTCACCGAAATGCTCTACGCCGCCGGCGGCGGCTCGCGCATCGTCGGCACCGTAAGCTACAGCGACTACCCGCCACAGGCCCGCGACATCCCGCGCGTCGGCGACAACAAGGCGCTGGATCTCGAACGCATCGCCGCGCTCAAGCCCGACCTGATCGTGGTGTGGCGCCACGGCAATGCGCAGAAACAAACCGACCGCCTGCGTGCGCTCGGCCTGCCGCTGTTCTACAGCGAGCCGCGCAAGCTCGAAGGCATCCCCAGCAATATCGAGAGAATGGGCGTGCTGCTCGGCACCGAGCCCACCGCCAACAGCGCCGCCACCAGCTTCCGCCAGCAGATCGACAAGCTGCGCCAGACCTATGCGGCGCGTGCGCCGGTGACGGTGTTCTACCAGGTATGGCAACAACCCCTGATGACGCTCAGCGGCCAACACCTGATCAGCGACGTGCTCGCGCTATGCGGCGGGCGCAACCTGTTCGCCAACGAAGCGCTGCTGGTGCCGACGGTCTCGGTGGAATCCGTGGTAGCCGGCAACCCGGAAGTCATGATGACCGCCAGCATGGGCGCAACCCGCTCCGACCGGCCGCTGCCCGACTTCGCCATGTGGGAGCGCTGGAAACAGGTAACCGCCGTGGCGCGCGGCAACCTCTACGCCATCGACGGCGACCTGGTCAACCGCGCCGGACCACGCATCGTCCAAGGCGCGGAAATCGTGTGCAAGGACCTGGACAACGCAAGGCGCAAACGGCCAGCGCAGTAA
- the cbiB gene encoding adenosylcobinamide-phosphate synthase CbiB, whose protein sequence is MPSLSSLPSLSSWWPFPLFSWQACVAAAVAGVLLDQWLGEPRRWHPLVGFGRLAAALERRLNRSQAGTPLRQRLTGLAAWALMVLVPAALAALLVHVAAQFSAALAWLLQALALYAALGARSLAQHIAPIATALSQGNLADARQLTARIVSRDTTDADTEALARAACESALENGNDAIFGALFWFLVGGAPAVVAYRLANTLDAMWGYRTPRLLYFGWAAARLDDALNLAPARLTALSYALLGRTAQALRCWRAQAPAWSSPNAGPVMAAGAGAVGVALGGPARYHGEWEERPPLGMGHAPGAADVHACLRLVQRTLWLWLAASGASAALLHYGLA, encoded by the coding sequence ATGCCCTCGCTGTCGTCACTGCCGTCGCTGTCTTCGTGGTGGCCGTTTCCCCTCTTCAGCTGGCAAGCCTGCGTGGCTGCGGCCGTAGCCGGCGTCTTGCTGGACCAATGGCTGGGCGAGCCCCGCCGCTGGCATCCGCTGGTCGGCTTCGGCCGCCTGGCGGCAGCGCTTGAGCGCCGCCTGAACCGCAGCCAGGCCGGCACGCCGCTGCGCCAGCGGCTCACCGGCCTGGCCGCCTGGGCGCTGATGGTGCTGGTGCCGGCCGCGCTGGCCGCCCTGCTGGTGCATGTCGCCGCGCAGTTCAGCGCGGCGCTGGCGTGGCTGCTGCAAGCGCTGGCACTCTACGCGGCACTGGGCGCGCGCAGCCTGGCCCAGCATATCGCGCCGATCGCCACGGCGCTCTCGCAGGGCAATCTCGCCGATGCGCGCCAGCTCACGGCACGCATCGTCTCGCGCGACACCACCGACGCGGATACCGAAGCGCTGGCCCGCGCCGCCTGCGAATCGGCGCTGGAGAATGGCAACGACGCCATCTTCGGCGCCCTGTTCTGGTTCCTGGTTGGCGGCGCGCCCGCCGTGGTCGCCTATCGCCTGGCCAACACGCTCGATGCGATGTGGGGCTACCGCACGCCGCGCCTGCTGTATTTCGGCTGGGCGGCCGCGCGGCTTGACGATGCGCTCAACCTGGCGCCCGCCCGCCTGACCGCGCTCTCGTACGCGCTGCTCGGGCGCACGGCCCAGGCGCTGCGCTGCTGGCGCGCGCAGGCACCGGCATGGTCCAGCCCCAATGCGGGCCCGGTCATGGCGGCCGGCGCCGGCGCCGTCGGCGTGGCGCTTGGCGGCCCCGCCCGCTATCACGGCGAATGGGAAGAGCGCCCGCCGCTGGGCATGGGCCACGCGCCCGGCGCGGCCGATGTGCATGCCTGCCTGCGCCTTGTTCAACGCACACTGTGGCTCTGGCTGGCCGCTTCCGGCGCCAGCGCCGCCCTCCTCCACTACGGCTTAGCATGA
- a CDS encoding cobyric acid synthase — protein MQKNSSEAARAAVPGGLRGTLMVQGTTSDAGKSTLVAGLCRVLARAGVRVVPFKPQNMALNSAVTADGGEIGRAQALQAAAAGLAPHTDMNPVLLKPSSDTGAQIIIHGQARMDLDARAYHAYKPVAMQAVLASHQRLSGAYEVVMVEGAGSPAEINLRERDIANMGFAEAVDCPVVLVADIDRGGVFAHLVGTLDCLSASERARIKGFIINRFRGDIALLQPGLDWLEARTGKPVLGVLPYLHGLHLDAEDAIIGAQAAKRGELLRVIVPVLPRISNHTDFDALRAHPQVDLRFIGPGMPIPPADLIVLPGSKSVRADLAFLRGNGWEPALLRHLRYGGKVIGICGGMQMLGRRVDDPAGNEGKAGSSEGFGLLDYDTVLAPHKQLRVVSGRLALDGATEATEAAVQGYEIHMGVTTGPALARPALWLEGERPDGAQSEDGQVLASYVHGLFDQPQACGALLRWAGLARAEGVDLAALREASLERLADTLVAHLDMDALLAPLRAS, from the coding sequence ATGCAAAAAAATTCCTCCGAAGCCGCTCGCGCGGCAGTGCCGGGTGGCTTGCGCGGTACCTTGATGGTGCAGGGCACTACCTCCGACGCGGGCAAGAGCACGCTGGTGGCGGGCCTGTGCCGGGTGCTGGCGCGCGCCGGCGTGCGCGTGGTCCCGTTCAAGCCGCAGAACATGGCGCTCAACAGCGCGGTCACCGCGGACGGTGGCGAGATCGGGCGCGCCCAGGCCTTGCAGGCCGCCGCCGCCGGGCTGGCGCCGCACACCGATATGAACCCGGTGCTGCTCAAGCCGAGCAGCGATACTGGCGCCCAGATCATCATTCACGGCCAGGCGCGGATGGATCTGGACGCGCGGGCCTATCACGCCTACAAGCCGGTGGCGATGCAGGCGGTGCTGGCGTCGCACCAGCGCCTGTCCGGCGCCTACGAGGTGGTCATGGTGGAAGGCGCCGGCAGCCCGGCGGAGATCAACCTGCGTGAGCGCGACATCGCCAATATGGGTTTTGCCGAAGCGGTGGATTGCCCGGTGGTGCTGGTGGCCGATATCGACCGCGGCGGTGTGTTCGCCCATCTGGTGGGCACGCTGGACTGCTTGTCGGCGTCGGAGCGCGCGCGCATCAAGGGTTTCATCATCAACCGTTTCCGCGGCGATATCGCGCTGCTGCAGCCCGGGCTGGACTGGCTGGAGGCGCGCACCGGCAAGCCCGTGCTGGGCGTGCTGCCCTACCTGCACGGCTTGCACCTGGATGCCGAGGACGCCATCATCGGCGCGCAGGCGGCCAAGCGGGGCGAACTGCTGCGCGTGATTGTGCCGGTGCTGCCGCGCATTTCCAATCACACGGATTTCGATGCGCTGCGCGCGCATCCGCAGGTGGACCTGCGCTTTATCGGCCCCGGCATGCCGATCCCGCCGGCGGACCTGATCGTGCTGCCGGGCAGCAAGAGCGTACGCGCCGACCTGGCATTCCTGCGTGGCAATGGCTGGGAGCCAGCCTTGCTGCGGCACCTGCGCTATGGCGGCAAGGTCATCGGTATTTGCGGCGGCATGCAGATGCTGGGCCGGCGCGTGGATGACCCGGCGGGCAACGAGGGCAAGGCCGGCAGCAGCGAAGGTTTTGGCCTGCTCGACTACGACACCGTGCTGGCGCCGCACAAGCAGCTGCGCGTGGTGAGCGGCCGGCTGGCGCTGGATGGCGCCACCGAGGCCACCGAGGCCGCCGTGCAAGGCTACGAGATCCATATGGGCGTGACCACCGGCCCCGCGCTGGCGCGCCCGGCGCTATGGCTGGAAGGCGAGCGCCCGGACGGCGCGCAATCGGAGGACGGGCAGGTGCTGGCTTCCTACGTGCACGGGCTGTTCGACCAGCCGCAGGCTTGCGGCGCGCTGCTGCGCTGGGCCGGGCTGGCGCGGGCGGAGGGGGTGGACCTGGCCGCGCTGCGCGAGGCCTCGCTGGAGCGCCTGGCGGACACGCTCGTCGCGCACCTTGACATGGATGCCTTGCTGGCGCCGCTGCGGGCGTCATAG
- the cobD gene encoding threonine-phosphate decarboxylase CobD, with product MSTPIRHGGDLLAAARRHGRPVEDWLDLSTGINPDGYPVPPLPADAWLRLPQDDDGLAELAAQAYGAPRALPVAGSQAAIRTLPQLLRPGRVGVAVQGYSEYAPAFARAGHEVVPLAETDFARADLAAQLDHLVVVNPNNPTGRTLAQATLRAWHADLAARGGTLLLDEAFMDCTPERSLAALADRPGMVVLRSLGKFYGLAGVRCGFVLAEPALLAALAEQLGHWTVAGPARAVARLALADRAWQAATRDRLQQAGIRLATLLRKHGLTPVGRPLFNWVPHADAPRLHEALARQGVWARLFDAPPGIPGALPSLRLGLPPAQEPAWQRLDAALAQALATTRSDTSTLSS from the coding sequence ATGAGTACTCCGATCCGCCACGGCGGCGACCTGCTCGCCGCCGCGCGCCGCCATGGCCGTCCGGTCGAAGACTGGCTCGATCTTTCCACCGGCATCAACCCGGACGGCTATCCCGTGCCACCCCTGCCCGCCGACGCGTGGCTGCGGCTGCCGCAAGATGACGATGGCCTGGCCGAACTGGCCGCGCAAGCCTACGGCGCGCCGCGCGCGCTGCCGGTGGCCGGCTCGCAGGCCGCCATCCGCACGCTGCCGCAACTGCTCCGGCCCGGGCGCGTCGGCGTGGCGGTGCAGGGATACAGCGAATACGCACCCGCCTTCGCACGCGCGGGGCATGAGGTTGTGCCGCTCGCGGAGACGGATTTCGCCCGTGCGGACCTGGCCGCGCAGCTCGATCACCTCGTGGTGGTGAACCCGAACAACCCAACCGGGCGCACGCTCGCGCAAGCCACGCTGCGGGCATGGCACGCGGATCTCGCCGCACGTGGCGGCACGCTGCTGCTCGACGAAGCCTTCATGGATTGCACGCCTGAGCGCTCGCTGGCCGCGCTGGCGGATCGCCCCGGCATGGTGGTGCTGCGCTCGCTGGGCAAGTTCTACGGCCTGGCCGGCGTGCGCTGCGGCTTTGTGCTGGCCGAGCCCGCATTGCTGGCAGCGCTGGCCGAGCAGCTCGGCCACTGGACCGTGGCCGGCCCCGCACGCGCAGTGGCACGCCTGGCGCTGGCCGATCGCGCCTGGCAGGCGGCCACGCGCGACCGTTTGCAACAAGCCGGCATCCGGCTCGCGACGCTGTTGCGCAAGCACGGCCTGACCCCCGTGGGCCGCCCCTTGTTCAACTGGGTGCCGCATGCCGATGCCCCGCGCCTGCACGAAGCGCTCGCGCGGCAAGGCGTGTGGGCGCGGCTGTTCGATGCACCACCGGGCATCCCTGGCGCGTTGCCAAGCCTGCGCCTGGGTTTGCCACCCGCGCAGGAGCCCGCGTGGCAACGGCTCGATGCAGCACTGGCCCAAGCCCTTGCAACAACGCGCTCCGACACCAGCACCCTATCCAGCTAA
- a CDS encoding segregation and condensation protein A — protein MNQSEQDKRKPAIELPSVTPEQDSTPAAVDGMAFARLYGEPLFKLPQDLYIPPDALEIFLEAFEGPLDLLLYLIRKQNFNVLDIPMAQVTRQYLTYIEQIRKSNLELAAEYLLMAAMLIEIKSRMLLPVKKSDSDDEEEDPRAELVRRLLEYEQMKLAAMRIDQVPQLGRDFLHSQVYIEQSIAPRFPDVEVADLQAAWADVIKRAKLNQHHKISREELSVREHMSHILRRLQHARFMEFSELFEDAVRSGKGVPVVVVNFIAMLELSREALVEITQAEPFAPIYVRLAYIPS, from the coding sequence ATGAACCAGAGCGAGCAGGACAAGCGCAAGCCGGCGATCGAGCTGCCGAGCGTGACGCCCGAGCAGGATTCCACGCCGGCCGCCGTCGACGGCATGGCGTTCGCGCGCCTGTACGGCGAGCCCCTGTTCAAGCTGCCGCAGGACCTGTACATCCCGCCGGATGCGCTGGAAATCTTCCTGGAAGCGTTCGAGGGGCCGCTGGATCTGTTGCTTTACCTGATCCGCAAGCAGAACTTCAACGTCCTCGATATCCCGATGGCGCAAGTGACGCGTCAGTACCTCACGTATATCGAGCAAATCCGCAAGAGCAATCTTGAGCTGGCCGCCGAGTACCTGCTGATGGCCGCCATGCTGATCGAGATCAAGTCGCGGATGCTGCTGCCGGTGAAAAAGTCCGACAGCGACGACGAAGAAGAGGATCCGCGCGCCGAACTGGTCCGCCGCCTGCTCGAGTACGAGCAGATGAAGCTGGCGGCCATGCGCATCGACCAGGTGCCGCAGCTCGGGCGCGATTTCCTGCACTCGCAGGTCTACATCGAGCAGAGCATTGCGCCACGCTTCCCCGATGTGGAAGTGGCGGACCTGCAGGCCGCCTGGGCCGACGTGATCAAGCGCGCCAAGCTCAACCAGCACCACAAGATCTCGCGCGAGGAATTGTCCGTTCGCGAGCACATGAGCCACATCCTGCGCCGCCTGCAGCATGCCCGCTTCATGGAATTCAGCGAGCTCTTCGAAGACGCGGTGCGTTCCGGCAAGGGCGTGCCGGTGGTGGTGGTCAACTTCATCGCCATGCTCGAGCTATCGCGCGAAGCCCTGGTCGAGATCACCCAGGCCGAACCCTTCGCACCGATTTATGTGCGATTGGCGTACATTCCCAGCTAA
- the cobC gene encoding alpha-ribazole phosphatase family protein yields MDLVLIRHAAPEVAQGICYGALDLPLAQPVLPEPSRMLLALDGLAPQRIVCSTMTRARATADLLARDFGLVPQADAQLRELDFGRWEGLAWDAVPRAELDAWAADLLHARPHGGETVAQAMARVAAWADALPVEAPDRLWVVAHAGPMRMLAAHWLGVPLATTLGWDLGYGASCRFTLSSGLARLRWWNRV; encoded by the coding sequence ATGGACCTGGTCCTGATCCGCCACGCGGCGCCCGAGGTTGCGCAGGGGATCTGCTACGGCGCGCTTGACCTGCCGCTGGCTCAGCCCGTTTTGCCCGAGCCTTCCCGCATGCTGCTGGCACTCGATGGCCTTGCGCCGCAGCGCATTGTTTGCAGCACGATGACGCGGGCTCGCGCTACGGCTGATTTACTTGCGCGGGATTTCGGTTTGGTGCCGCAAGCCGATGCGCAGTTGCGCGAACTCGATTTTGGCCGTTGGGAAGGCCTTGCATGGGACGCCGTGCCGCGCGCCGAGCTGGATGCGTGGGCTGCGGATCTGCTGCATGCGCGGCCGCATGGGGGCGAGACTGTCGCGCAGGCGATGGCGCGTGTGGCGGCCTGGGCTGATGCCTTGCCGGTGGAGGCTCCGGACCGGCTGTGGGTTGTTGCGCATGCGGGGCCGATGCGTATGCTGGCGGCGCACTGGCTCGGGGTGCCGCTGGCTACTACGCTGGGGTGGGATCTTGGTTATGGGGCGAGTTGCCGGTTTACTTTGAGTAGTGGTTTGGCGCGGTTGCGGTGGTGGAATCGGGTTTGA
- the panC gene encoding pantoate--beta-alanine ligase, which produces MKVISSIHELRDQLRGQNRAAFVPTMGNLHEGHLSLMRLARQHGDPVVASIFVNRLQFGPNEDFDKYPRTLQDDIEKLQKEGVYVLFAPTERDMYPEPQEYRVEPPHDLGDILEGEFRPGFFKGVCTVVMKLLSCAQPRVAVFGKKDYQQLMIVRRMVHQFALPIDIVPAETVRAEDGLALSSRNRYLTPDERTEAPVLYKTLHEVRDTVLAANSASADLAAIEASAKAALQARGWQPDYVAIRKRVDLQAPTREEYVAGEPLVILTAAKLGATRLIDNLEI; this is translated from the coding sequence ATGAAAGTCATCTCCTCCATTCACGAGTTGCGGGACCAGTTGCGCGGGCAGAACCGGGCGGCGTTCGTGCCGACCATGGGCAACCTGCACGAAGGCCACCTGTCGCTGATGCGCCTGGCGCGCCAGCATGGTGACCCGGTGGTCGCGTCGATCTTCGTCAACCGGCTGCAGTTCGGCCCCAATGAGGATTTCGACAAGTACCCGCGCACGCTGCAGGACGACATCGAGAAGCTGCAAAAGGAAGGCGTCTATGTGCTGTTTGCGCCCACCGAGCGCGACATGTACCCGGAGCCGCAGGAATACCGCGTGGAGCCGCCGCACGACCTGGGCGACATCCTGGAAGGCGAGTTCCGCCCCGGCTTCTTCAAAGGCGTATGCACCGTAGTGATGAAGCTGCTGTCCTGCGCGCAGCCGCGTGTCGCCGTGTTCGGCAAGAAGGACTACCAGCAACTGATGATCGTGCGCCGCATGGTCCATCAGTTCGCGCTGCCGATCGACATCGTCCCCGCCGAAACCGTGCGCGCCGAAGACGGCCTGGCCCTGTCCTCGCGCAACCGCTACCTGACGCCCGACGAGCGCACCGAAGCCCCGGTCCTCTACAAGACACTGCACGAAGTGCGCGACACCGTCCTGGCCGCCAACAGCGCCAGCGCGGACCTCGCCGCCATCGAAGCCAGCGCCAAGGCCGCCCTGCAAGCCCGCGGCTGGCAACCCGACTACGTCGCCATCCGCAAGCGCGTGGACCTGCAAGCCCCCACCCGCGAAGAATATGTAGCCGGCGAACCGCTGGTCATCCTGACCGCAGCCAAGCTAGGCGCGACCCGGTTGATCGACAACCTGGAAATCTGA